TGTCCTCTCTTTTAAGCGGTACATTTGAATGCGTTTTAAATATTGCAACTTCATTACCGACCTTAAGGTTTCTTAATATCATTTTAAACTCAGAGCACTGCTCTTTGATACGTGTCGTGATACCAATAGATTTTGCTTGTGGTAAAGTGGAGATTGACATATGGCGAATCAAGCTACGATTTGGTTTATCCCCAGCATTAAATCCTCCCAGTGCGAAGTGGGTATGGGAACCTTCTTCCCATGTAAAGTCTTCCGGGCAGTCGAGCAGGTACGTTTTAACCTCAGGCGTTTCATCAATAATCTCATTTATTTTAGTCCAATATATTTGCATTATATATTCTCCTTACTCAAAATATAGGTTTCGTTACTATCTACTATACAACAAGTGATAACAATTCTCAATTAAACGGATTGATTATTTCAGATAACTCAGGTGAATCTTCACTCGTTATAAATACAATGGAATAAATGACTAACCATTTAGAGGCTGGGAAATAGAGATTTTCATAGAAAAACCGAGCATGCAAATTGGCTTCACATCTCGGCTTTTAAATTTATTATTTATACTAGTAATTGCTCTTGTTTTCTTATCTTTTCCGTTTCCATAGCCATTGCTTTCAGTGCTACCTGATTCAGGAAGTTTACTGGTTTATTGTAATGTGGCTGGAAAAAGAAATCAGTTAATGCCAATTGTTCGATCGTCATATTGTTGGCAATACCGACGCTAATCGTATTGATTGCCTGCGTAAAGTCGGCATCAGAAATGACTTGTGCACCAACAATGCGATGTGTTTCTGTTTCAAACACAAGCTTTAATTGGATTACCGCATTTTCCGGCATGAATTCCGGACGATAATTATCTTCAATAGTGGCACTTGCTACAGATAATCCTGCTAATTTTGCAGCACTTTCAGTTAAACCTGTTGAAGCAATGTTATGATTGTATATTTTCAATCCGGAAGTTCCTTGTGTTCCAGGATGTTCCATAACAGGTTTCTCCAGATTGTGAGCCACTAATGTACCCATTCTTACTGCATTCGTTGCCAATGGAATATAGCTGGGCTGCCTAGTTGCATTATTAGATACAGCACAGCAATCACCCGCAGCATATACATCTTTCACACTTGTGCGCATATACTCGTCAACGATAATTGCTCCATTGCCCAACATCTCTATTTGACCTTTGAATAGTCCTGTATTCGGTCTAAATCCAACACACATGACAACTAAGTCTGCGTTATATGCCCCTTTATCCGTGATTACTTTTTCCACAGTCCCGGTTCCTTCAAATTTGGAAACGGTCTGATCAAGAGCAAGTTCAATACCGCGTTGTTTGAAGGTTGTTTCAACAGGAGAAGTAAAGGTGTCATCTAAATAACGATTTAGAATTCTTTCCTCACTATCGATTAATGTAACGTTTTTTCCGTTTTCTTCAAAAGCTTCAACAAGCTCCACACCAATGTATCCTGCACCAACAACGACAACATTTCGGGCAGATTCAGAACGTTTAATGATCTCTTTTGCATGCTCGAAGTTCTTACATAACAACACATTTTCTAAATCTGAGCCTGGAATTGGCGGTGTGACAGGCCAAGAACCTGAAGTAATAATCAGCTTATCATAGCTATAGTCTTTTGTTTCACCTGTTTTCATATCTCTCGCTTGGATTTGTTTCTCATTTAAATTGCAGGCTGTTACTTCATGATTCATATGCATGT
This region of Oceanobacillus sp. FSL K6-2867 genomic DNA includes:
- a CDS encoding FAD-dependent oxidoreductase, encoding MKVAVIGCTHAGTAAINNIVNLYPEAQIDVFEKNDNVSFLSCGIALYVGGVVEDPNGLFYASVEHFERLGVNMHMNHEVTACNLNEKQIQARDMKTGETKDYSYDKLIITSGSWPVTPPIPGSDLENVLLCKNFEHAKEIIKRSESARNVVVVGAGYIGVELVEAFEENGKNVTLIDSEERILNRYLDDTFTSPVETTFKQRGIELALDQTVSKFEGTGTVEKVITDKGAYNADLVVMCVGFRPNTGLFKGQIEMLGNGAIIVDEYMRTSVKDVYAAGDCCAVSNNATRQPSYIPLATNAVRMGTLVAHNLEKPVMEHPGTQGTSGLKIYNHNIASTGLTESAAKLAGLSVASATIEDNYRPEFMPENAVIQLKLVFETETHRIVGAQVISDADFTQAINTISVGIANNMTIEQLALTDFFFQPHYNKPVNFLNQVALKAMAMETEKIRKQEQLLV